In Triticum urartu cultivar G1812 chromosome 6, Tu2.1, whole genome shotgun sequence, the following proteins share a genomic window:
- the LOC125514624 gene encoding uncharacterized protein LOC125514624 — MHGRRQGCGEGCGDRRPFVRHMWPATRVEAAPPPAKGPASPPPPPPRSSLPPLRTTSYPPAPTTPPAAPHKQEAADSPRPPSADSFLKDGREFRVGDCALFQAVDVPPFIGLIRWIEKKEEGFPKLRVSWLYRSADVKLNKAIQLIAAPNEIFYSFHQDETSAVSLLHPCKVAFLRKGVELPAGISSFVCRRVYDIDNKCLWWLTDKDYINERQEEVNRLLHRTRLEMHAAVQSGGRSPKRLNSPSSAQQKSGLDDGQNCILSKGKKRERVEQGIDPATRDRDRPLKVEEGELGNLKAENMKHAFAKFIAKFTDKGGLPHAEAVEKLVQFMQVDRTERKIDLGGRVALAHIISATESPDCLGRFVQLRGLPILNEWLQETHKGKSGEGGSPKETDKRVEEFLMALLRALSRLPINLNALQSCSIGKSVNHLRSHKSAEIQKRAKCLVENWKKRVDAEMKSNEAKPLVSGQAVSWSGKGGAAEVSNGGNRRSASSEASPKNPVSRTAKPGASDAVTKSNLLTSGSSKLQHMQPANVATNSKDPPSKSAGGSELPTVKEEKSSSSSQSLNNSHSCSSDHARTFGSPWKEDARSSTAASGNANKTSGSSSRVHRRANSVRLGSGIQKEATAGRSTSLDRSLFQEKSSQSGMASEKGGDTPSDNNSNGHRLIVRFPNPSRSPARSVSGGSFEDPSVTGSRSSSPVDKHEQNGRRVKMKIENSRPELASDANAESWHSNEIKGVAGSDEGDKSAFPTLESNRNTEEAVKEACASRPASSSQVNEKGICSSETKGNSFNPMNALIEIKYSEAGPPLQAGDDTAMNLLASVAGEISKSDLISPSASPRNSSANEVGCEGDSIEKLKVECDIAPSQLQGSSDVQKVILVKQEKADPCLIAKEERNQRAHLSLHDNKTTTSTGLSPQNGTDCNAVESSAKTENQAEGCANKCLPVPGADSQGQDRNACSSRGPVEDGRISSPDVVGTALGGQCNSAVSNRTSELLPPEELQLSAPDKQLHALLKQTDKKPLGVVRDQLEAMDTRDGSKLDLKSSVCPLALGPKKAEVLGVNTVLKEDEKEQPSSTSADVNKLVAFPADVPNGIKESKDSSSESSSQVKPQAIISQDFEHDASQSPKKLSDDVGAKEDLVSSGEGSSIAAQAKPNVTGKLDFDLNELGDEGNHSEPVTSPVICTSGIHVPGLSPFVSPVLSGLPAPITVAAPAKGPFVPPENLLRVKPEAGWKGSAATSAFRPAEPRKVVGASLTAPDIVGTDAAGKRSRPAFDIDLNVADDQILEDDISQSSAQTVGSESGNSRSRDGPVRSAGIELDLNRADEVAENNQFISNSSNRVEVTLLPARSLPGGLPSTSMNGSKNFFDLNNGPSLDEASTEPAQRSLSSKGASSIPFLPQVAGLRMNSTEINNMSPWFASANPYAPVAMQSFLPARGEQPYPIETASGTQRMIASAADSSQFGSDSGRAPVVSTPPTMVFHPPPAYQYAGFPFTPSVHLQTAGFPIGSTSYANSAPAGVSYFPTIAPSLVGSTGALPAQHVRQYAINRPEGSSSDGLDGNWKWKRPGGFDLNSGPASIDLEGKDERILSSVRQNLMTPQQAFVEEQTRMYQLPGVGIKRKEPEGSWDPDRSSYKQLSWQ; from the exons ATGCATGGGCGGCGCCAAGGCTGCGGTGAGGGGTGCGGCGACCGGCGTCCTTTCGTCCGGCACATGTGGCCGGCAACTCGCGTAGAGGCAGCTCCACCACCGGCAAAGGGACCAgcctcccctcctcctcctcctccccgctCGTCTCTTCCACCGCTCCGGACGACCTCTTATCCACCCGCACCGACGACTCCCCCGGCGGCACCCCACAAGCAGGAGGCCGCCGATTCACCCCGTCCGCCCTCAGCAGACTCCTTCCTAAAG GACGGGCGTGAATTTCGAGTTGGAGATTGTGCACTTTTTCAGGCTGTTGATGTTCCTCCTTTCATTGGGTTGATACGCTGGATTGAGAAAAAAGAAGAAGGCTTTCCCAAGTTACGTGTAAGTTGGCTCTATAGATCTGCTGACGTCAAACTTAACAAGGCAATACAGCTCATCGCTGCACCAAACGAGATCTTCTATTCATTCCACCAGGACGAGACATCTGCCGTCTCTCTACTACATCCTTGCAAAGTTGCCTTTTTACGCAAAGGTGTTGAGCTGCCAGCCGGAATTTCTTCATTTGTGTGTCGGCGTGTATATGATATTGACAACAAGTGTTTATGGTGGCTTACCGACAAAGACTATATTAAT GAACGGCAGGAAGAAGTAAATCGACTTCTGCATAGAACAAGGTTAGAAATGCATGCTGCAGTACAGTCAGGTGGACGCTCACCGAAGCGGCTAAATAGTCCGTCATCTGCCCAGCAGAAGTCCGGTTTGGATGATGGACAAAATTGTATTTTATCTAAAGGAAAGAAGAGGGAGAGAGTTGAGCAAGGAATTGATCCAGCTACGCGAGACCGTGATCGTCCCCTTAAGGTCGAAGAAGGTGAACTGGGGAACTTAAAGGCAGAAAATATGAAGCATGCATTTGCAAAATTTATCGCGAAGTTCACAGACAAAGGTGGGCTTCCTCACGCTGAAGCAGTCGAGAAGCTAGTCCAGTTCATGCAAGTTGATCGAACTGAACGGAAGATAGACCTTGGTGGTCGAGTAGCGCTTGCACATATTATTTCAGCTACAGAAAGTCCTGATTGCCTCGGGAGATTTGTGCAGCTAAGGGGCCTTCCTATTTTGAATGAGTGGCTTCAGGAAACTCACAAGGGGAAGTCTGGTGAAGGGGGTAGTCCTAAAGAAACTGATAAGCGTGTTGAAGAATTTCTCATGGCCCTGCTTCGTGCTCTCTCAAGATTGCCTATCAATTTGAATGCCTTGCAGAGTTGCAGTATCGGGAAATCCGTCAATCATCTGCGTAGCCATAAAAGTGCTGAGATACAGAAGAGGGCGAAGTGTCTTGTTGAAAACTGGAAAAAGCGTGTTGATGCTGAAATGAAGTCAAATGAAGCAAAACCTTTAGTATCTGGTCAAGCTGTTTCCTGGTCAGGGAAAGGGGGCGCTGCAGAAGTTTCTAATGGTGGAAACAGACGAAGCGCCTCAAGTGAGGCCAGTCCGAAAAACCCAGTATCTCGGACGGCTAAACCTGGTGCATCTGATGCTGTTACAAAGTCGAATCTGCTCACTTCTGGCTCTTCAAAGTTGCAACACATGCAGCCCGCAAATGTTGCAACCAACTCAAAGGATCCACCCAGCAAATCGGCTGGTGGTTCTGAGTTGCCAACAGTGAAAGAGGAGAAAAGCAGCAGTTCAAGTCAATCACTGAACAACAGTCACTCATGCTCCAGTGATCATGCAAGAACATTTGGTTCTCCTTGGAAGGAGGATGCGAGAAGTTCTACTGCTGCTTCTGGCAATGCTAATAAAACATCCGGGAGCTCTTCACGCGTCCATCGAAGGGCAAACAGTGTCCGTCTTGGTTCTGGGATACAAAAAGAAGCTACTGCGGGAAGATCTACCTCACTCGATCGTTCGTTGTTCCAGGAAAAATCATCACAATCTGGAATGGCGTCTGAAAAAGGAGGCGACACACCCTCTGATAATAACAGTAATGGCCATAGGTTGATTGTCCGCTTTCCAAATCCTAGCCGTAGTCCTGCTAGAAGTGTGAGCGGAGGCTCATTTGAGGACCCGTCTGTCACTGGGAGTAGATCTTCATCTCCTGTAGATAAGCATGAACAGAATGGTCGGCGGGTGAAAATGAAGATTGAAAATTCTCGACCTGAGTTAGCTTCTGATGCAAATGCTGAGTCTTGGCATAGCAATGAGATAAAAGGGGTTGCAGGGTCTGATGAAGGTGATAAATCAGCATTCCCTACATTGGAGAGCAACAGGAATACTGAAGAAGCTGTTAAGGAGGCATGTGCATCACGGCCTGCAAGTTCGTCGCAAGTGAATGAGAAAGGAATCTGTTCAAGTGAAACCAAGGGGAACTCATTCAACCCTATGAATGCTTTAATTGAAATAAAATACTCTGAAGCTGGTCCTCCTCTGCAAGCTGGAGATGATACCGCAATGAACCTTCTTGCCAGTGTCGCTGGGGAAATATCTAAATCCGACTTAATTTCTCCGTCAGCTTCACCGAGAAATTCATCTGCAAATGAAGTGGGCTGTGAAGGTGACAGCATTGAGAAGTTGAAAGTAGAATGTGACATAGCCCCTTCTCAGCTTCAAGGTTCCTCAGATGTTCAGAAAGTCATTTTGGTGAAGCAAGAGAAAGCTGATCCTTGTTTGATTGCCAAGGAGGAACGTAACCAGAGGGCTCACTTATCATTGCACGACAACAAAACCACAACATCTACTGGGCTGTCACCTCAAAATGGTACAGACTGTAATGCCGTCGAATCTTCAGCGAAGACTGAAAACCAAGCGGAGGGTTGCGCAAACAAGTGTCTTCCTGTACCTGGGGCTGATTCACAAG GTCAAGATCGTAATGCATGTTCCAGCCGTGGGCCAGTTGAAGATGGTCGCATAAGCAGCCCTGATGTCGTTGGCACTGCTTTAGGTGGTCAATGCAATTCAGCTGTTTCTAATCGCACGTCAGAATTGCTTCCTCCTGAGGAGTTGCAATTGTCTGCCCCTGATAAACAGCTCCATGCCTTGTTAAAGCAAACTGATAAAAAGCCGCTTGGGGTTGTACGAGATCAGTTGGAAGCCATGGATACACGCGATGGTAGTAAATTGGATTTGAAGTCTTCAGTGTGTCCACTGGCTCTTGGTCCCAAAAAGGCTGAAGTCTTGGGTGTTAACACAGTGCTGAAAGAGGACGAAAAGGAACAGCCTTCTTCCACTTCAGCTGATGTTAACAAGCTAGTTGCATTCCCAGCTGATGTGCCGAATGGGATTAAAGAATCAAAGGATAGTTCCAGTGAATCCAGTAGTCAGGTAAAACCTCAAGCTATCATATCTCAGGATTTTGAGCATGATGCAAGTCAGAGTCCAAAGAAACTGAGCGATGATGTCGGTGCAAAAGAGGATCTTGTCTCATCAGGTGAGGGTTCTTCTATAGCTGCCCAGGCCAAACCAAATGTTACTGGTAAGCTTGATTTTGATTTGAATGAACTTGGGGATGAAGGGAATCACTCTGAGCCAGTTACCTCTCCTGTTATATGTACTTCTGGGATTCATGTACCTGGTCTTTCTCCATTCGTATCACCTGTTTTAAGTGGTTTGCCTGCCCCAATAACAGTAGCAGCTCCAGCTAAAGGACCTTTTGTTCCTCCTGAGAATCTACTAAGAGTGAAGCCTGAGGCTGGGTGGAAAGGCTCAGCAGCTACAAGTGCATTTCGTCCTGCAGAACCACGCAAGGTTGTGGGGGCATCTCTGACTGCACCTGATATTGTAGGAACTGATGCTGCTGGGAAGCGGTCTCGCCCCGCGTTTGACATTGATCTAAATGTAGCAGATGACCAGATTCTTGAGGATGATATCTCTCAGAGTTCTGCTCAGACAGTTGGATCTGAATCTGGCAACAGTAGAAGTCGCGATGGTCCCGTGCGAAGCGCTGGCATTGAACTTGACTTGAATAGGGCTGATGAAGTTGCTGAGAATAACCAGTTTATCTCAAACTCTTCCAACAGAGTTGAAGTCACATTGTTGCCAGCAAGATCTTTGCCAGGAGGTTTACCGAGTACTAGTATGAATGGCTCAAAGAACTTCTTTGATCTCAATAATGGACCAAGCCTTGATGAAGCTAGTACAGAGCCTGCACAAAGGAGTCTATCATCTAAAGGTGCTAGCAGCATACCGTTCCTGCCTCAAGTTGCTGGTCTTCGAATGAACAGCACCGAAATCAATAACATGTCACCATGGTTTGCTTCTGCCAACCCATATGCTCCTGTAGCTATGCAATCGTTTTTGCCTGCTAGAGGAGAACAGCCTTATCCAATTGAAACAGCATCTGGAACCCAGAGGATGATTGCGTCTGCTGCAGACAGCAGCCAATTTGGAAGTGATTCAGGCAGGGCTCCAGTTGTTTCCACACCACCAACCATGGTGTTTCACCCTCCTCCTGCATATCAATATGCAGGATTTCCTTTCACCCCCAGTGTTCACCTTCAGACAGCAGGTTTTCCAATTGGATCGACGTCATATGCCAATTCTGCACCTGCCGGAGTTTCATACTTTCCAACCATTGCCCCGTCACTTGTTGGGTCAACGGGTGCATTACCTGCACAACATGTGAGGCAATATGCAATAAACCGTCCTGAAGGTAGCAGTAGTGATGGTCTGGACGGTAATTGGAAATGGAAAAGACCAGGAGGGTTTGATCTTAATTCTGGTCCCGCGAGTATAGATttagaagggaaggatgaaagaATACTTTCATCGGTTAGACAAAATTTGATGACGCCACAGCAGGCCTTTGTGGAGGAGCAAACGAGAATGTACCAATTGCCTGGTGTAGGAATAAAGAGGAAGGAACCCGAGGGCAGTTGGGATCCCGACAGATCATCATACAAGCAATTGTCATGGCAGTAA